The following is a genomic window from Burkholderia cepacia ATCC 25416.
CGCGCGCGCGGGTGTGCGGGGGGCGTTTGCGGGCGCTCGACATCACCACCGATCTCGAGGTGCCGACGGTGGCCGCGCCGGCGGAAAATCCGCAGGACGGGCGCTTTTCGATCGGCTTCGGCTCCCGTCCGGATGGCCGAATCGCGGTGCAGCGCGCGCTGACCGAAATCAATCAGTTGTTCGATGTCGAGGCGGAGGGGCGCTGTGTCATCTCTGGCCGCGTTTTGGTGCACGACGGCTTTACCCGGTGCCGGTGGATCTTGGGTGGTGCGCCCGGCCACGCAGCGAAGCCGAGTTGAATCCGGCACGGCTGTTTCCGTGACTTGACCGGTCGTCCGCCAGCGGAGCCGGGTTCCGGGCGCGACGTCGGTCGAGGTGTAGTTTCATCTCGTGCTCCCGCTTTCGTCTTTCGAAATCCTGACGTATTTCAAAATGCTTTCCATCCATGTCGCATGCGCGATTCGATGCCGGGACAGTCGAAATTTGCATAGCGTTTGTGAACGGAATTACGGCTGCATACGTTCGCGGTTGACGGTGCCGCGCGCCATGTCCGGCGCGCAGCGGCCTCGATGCGCGGCGTGATGGCGCGTCGCACGGCCGCAGGCGCCGACGGGCCCGGATCGCGGTACGGTCCGAACGAGATCACGCAAGCACACGAGGATGCAGTCATGGCATCGATTCCCGAACCCGCGCCGACCGGCGACACCAGCAAACGGAACTGGCTCGAATCCCACGAGGCCGGCTATCACAAGACCCTCGGCAATCGACAGGTGCAGATGATCGCGATCGGCGGCGCCATCGGTACCGGCCTGTTCCTCGGCGCGGGCGCGCGCCTGCAGGCCGCCGGGCCGTCGCTCGCGATCGTCTATCTGGTGTGCGGCGTGTTTTCCTTCCTGATCCTGCGCGCGCTCGGCGAGCTCGTGATGCATCGCCCGAGCAGCGGCAGCTTCGTGTCGTATGCGCGCGAATTCCTGGGCGAGAAAGCGTCGTTCGTCGCCGGATGGATGTATTTCCTGAACTGGGCGATGACCGGCATCGTCGACATCACCGCGGTCGCGCTCTACATGCATTACTGGGCGCCGTTTTCGGGCGTGCCGCAGTGGATCTTCGCGCTCGCCGCACTGTGCATCGTCGCGACGATGAACCTGATCGGCGTGAAGTGGTTCGCCGAGATGGAATTCTGGTTTGCGTTGATCAAGGTCGCCGCGATCGTGCTGTTTCTCGTGATCGGCAGCGTGATCCTCGGCACCGGCGGGCACGTCGCCGGCCATGACACGGGCATGCACCTGATCACCGACAACGGCGGGTTCTTCCCGCACGGGCTGATGCCGGCGCTGGTGCTGGTGCAGGGCGTGGTGTTCGCGTTCGCGGGCGTCGAACTGGTCGGCACCGCCGCCGGCGAATGCAAGGACGCGCGCAAGGTGTTGCCGCGCGCGATCAACAACGTGATCTGGCGCATCGCGATCTTCTACGTCGCGTCGGTGGTCCTGCTGGTCTGCCTGCTGCCGTGGAGTGCGTACAAGGCGGGCCAGAGCCCGTTCGTCACGTTTTTCGGCGCGCTCGGCGTGCCCGGCATCGGTTCGGTGATGAACCTGGTGGTCTTGACCGCGGCACTGTCGAGTCTCAACTCGGGACTGTATTCGACCGGGCGCGTGCTGCGTTCGCTCGCAATGGGCGGCTCGGCCCCGGCGTTCCTCGGCAGGATGAGCGGGCAATCCGTGCCGTACGCGGGCATTCTCGTGACGGTCGCGATCTACGTGGTCGGCGTGCTGCTCAACTACCTGGTGCCGTCGAGCGTGTTCGAGATCGTGCTGAACATCGCGTCGCTCGGCATCATCAGCACGTGGGCATTCATCGTCGTGTGCCAGATGAAGTTCCGCGCGGCGGTCGCGCGCGGCGAGGTGGACGACGTGTCGTTCAGGATGCCCGGCGCGCCCGTGACGTCATGGCTGACGCTGCTGTTCCTGCTCGGCGTGCTGGTCCTGATGGCATTCGACTATCCGAACGGCACGTGGACGATCGCGTCGATCCCGCTCGTCGCGCTGTTGCTCGTGGCCGGCTGGAAGTGGCTGAGCGGCCGCGCGCACCGCGCGTCGCTCAAGCCGACGATTCCGTCGGTCGCGCTCACGCAGAACGTGCTCGAGAAGGACGGCGACTGACGGGATGCGCGACAAGGCGCGGCCGCCGGCCCGGTTGCGGCGCGCCCGCTCAAATTTGCTTGCAGCCGGTATGCCCGGATCCGGTTCTGCGGCGTATGGTCGGTTGCGGCGCGTGCGCCTCGATACGTTCGATGCGCTTGCCGGCCGGTCGGGCGACAGGCCGGGGGCGCGGCCGTGATGCGCGCGACGGTTTCTACGTGAAGCCGACCGTCGTCGTACCGAAGTCGTTGCAGCCGAGCGTGTGCCGCAACGAAAGCTTCGGGCCGGCCACGCGGGTTGCGCGGCCGGCCGCCGCGCGTGTCAGAACCGCGTACTGAATCCGACCCGCGCGATCGACTGCAGTGCGCCGCTCGATGCGCCGTTCGCGTCCATCACGCCGTTGATCTGCGCGTTGCTGCCGTGGTTCGCGCGCTGATGCACGCCCGCCACGTACACCATCGTGCGCTTCGACAGCCAGTACTGGACGGCCGCCAGGAACTGGTGCGCGTGCGCATTGTCGAGCGTGTCGTTGCCTTTCATGTAGGTGTAGCTCGCGCCGACCACCCACGCGGGCGACGGATGCCACGACGCGCCGGCTTCCGCCGACCACGCGCCCGCGCCGTTCGCCGAGTTCCGTACGGTCGTCACGAGCGCCTTCCCCGTGACCGTGCCGAGTGTGTAGTGCACGCCCGCGCCCCAGTTGCGCACGCTGGTCGGCGGGAGCCCCGCCGACGCGCCGTATTTCTGGTTCGTATAGGCCGCGCCCGCGCCGAACGGGCCGTTGTCGTAGCTCGCGCCGACGCTGACCGTGTTGTTCGCACCGACCGACCCCGCGACGTTCCCGAAACCGTACAGCGCGCCGAAGGTCAGGCCCGACAGCGACGGGCTCGTGTACTTGACGGAATTCGCGACGCGATTGCTGCCCGCGACGCGATCCCAGTCGAACGCGCCGGTGGGGTTGTTCGGCAAGGCGAGCTTGTCGAACGGCCCGTTGCGAAAGCCGTACAGGCCGACGAGATCCTGCGCGATCTCGTTGCCGCCGGCGGCGAGCGCATCGACCATGAACTCGTACTGGTTGCCGAGCGTGAGCTTGCCGTAATGATCGTTCTCCAGCCCGACGTAGGCCTGCCGCGCGAACAAGCCGCCGCCGATGATCGAGCCGTTGCCGAGCGAATACTGGTTCACGAGCCGGAAGATCGCGCGCGTGCCCGCGCCGAGATCCTCCTTGCCTTCGAAACCGAGCAGGTTCGGAAAGAAGATGTTGTCGTCGAACTTCGCGTTGCCGTGGCCGCCTTCGTTGCTGACGTAGCTGATGCCGGCATCCATCAGCCCGAACA
Proteins encoded in this region:
- a CDS encoding porin, producing MAKKTLLALAACALPAVSFAQSSVTMFGLMDAGISYVSNEGGHGNAKFDDNIFFPNLLGFEGKEDLGAGTRAIFRLVNQYSLGNGSIIGGGLFARQAYVGLENDHYGKLTLGNQYEFMVDALAAGGNEIAQDLVGLYGFRNGPFDKLALPNNPTGAFDWDRVAGSNRVANSVKYTSPSLSGLTFGALYGFGNVAGSVGANNTVSVGASYDNGPFGAGAAYTNQKYGASAGLPPTSVRNWGAGVHYTLGTVTGKALVTTVRNSANGAGAWSAEAGASWHPSPAWVVGASYTYMKGNDTLDNAHAHQFLAAVQYWLSKRTMVYVAGVHQRANHGSNAQINGVMDANGASSGALQSIARVGFSTRF
- the ansP gene encoding L-asparagine permease — translated: MASIPEPAPTGDTSKRNWLESHEAGYHKTLGNRQVQMIAIGGAIGTGLFLGAGARLQAAGPSLAIVYLVCGVFSFLILRALGELVMHRPSSGSFVSYAREFLGEKASFVAGWMYFLNWAMTGIVDITAVALYMHYWAPFSGVPQWIFALAALCIVATMNLIGVKWFAEMEFWFALIKVAAIVLFLVIGSVILGTGGHVAGHDTGMHLITDNGGFFPHGLMPALVLVQGVVFAFAGVELVGTAAGECKDARKVLPRAINNVIWRIAIFYVASVVLLVCLLPWSAYKAGQSPFVTFFGALGVPGIGSVMNLVVLTAALSSLNSGLYSTGRVLRSLAMGGSAPAFLGRMSGQSVPYAGILVTVAIYVVGVLLNYLVPSSVFEIVLNIASLGIISTWAFIVVCQMKFRAAVARGEVDDVSFRMPGAPVTSWLTLLFLLGVLVLMAFDYPNGTWTIASIPLVALLLVAGWKWLSGRAHRASLKPTIPSVALTQNVLEKDGD